CTCCCGACCCGTGAGCGGCCCATGCCTGCAGGGTTGCCAATCCCTATAGTGCAAAATGCACTAGCACGAAAGGCCATCATTGCATCTTGCAACGAGCCATACTTTTGAGACCATCATAACTTATTGTTTTAAAAGGGATTTTATCGATATTGTAACTGGCACGATGACTGCACTCTTTACCCTTATCAATCTGTCCTGCACGTGAACACGGGGAAACACCCATGAACAGCACCCTCCTGCTTCTGAATGCACTGGCCCTGGCCGTCTTAGTGATGTTCCAATTCCAGAACAGTAGCGACAGCGATGCAGCACAGCTCAGTCACACAGGCAGCCATCAGACCCAGCAACGAGCACAATTGGCGGTGATGACAGCCAACGGTCAACCCTCTGTCAAACTGGCACAAGACGCACAGACCGTCAGCACTTCTGAACACTGGATTTTCTAAGCGAGCCGCTCATGACCAAGACCACCTGGTTGTTTCTTTTCCTGACAATCGCCACCGGCATCCTGGGGCTCAACGCAACGTCGAATTATTGGCAGATCCCTTCTCTGAGCGTCTGCGCCATTTCAGCCAGCGCCTGGGTAATTACCGCGATTGTCGGGCGTCGCTTCAAATTCGACCCAGTCCTGCGCTGAATAGCCGATTCACCCTCCCCGCTCCAACCCTCGCCTACCGCCCGACCTTATGTCGCCTGGGCGCGCAAATCGGCCATTTGCCACTAGTCTTAAAAATTAAGGGCAAAAGGCCATATTGCTATAGGATGTGCGCCCGAAAACCCTCTCGCTTCGAGAGCCTACGCCGCGTTTACGGCGTAGAAAAGTTTTCCAACCAGTCCGCAAATTT
The Pseudomonas hygromyciniae genome window above contains:
- a CDS encoding PA3371 family protein; the protein is MTKTTWLFLFLTIATGILGLNATSNYWQIPSLSVCAISASAWVITAIVGRRFKFDPVLR